CCCGTGCCacctgcaatggaagcgcggagtcccaaccactggaccaccagggcattcCCACAGAATAACCTGGGAAGCCATCAAAACTACTACAGGTGTCTGAGCCCCACTCCAGATTTACTGAATCTCTCCAATGGTAGGGCACGGgcacatgaattttttaaaaggcttcctAGATGATccacaaacactttaaaaaaatctttgtatgAGATCTTCCTGTGTACCTACATCCAAGAACCACCGGTTTAATCAAGAGAAACTTTGGATTAAGGAGGTTGGTCATACTTGGCATATATTTTTCACCATATTCTCCTGGAACACCGTTTTGAAACAGAGACCTGATTAGCCCTGAATGACTTATATGTTTATGAGTAGTgttcttaaaaacaacaacaaaacaacccccCGCCCGGCCACAACCCTCTTGAGTTTGATTTAGggagtcagaaaagaaaaagccatatACATTCTAAATGCCACACTTGGTTTTCATCTAAAAGCTTGTCTGTTGGTCTGACTTCTATTAacttataaatttcaaaatataattcttaagtaaatatatatttaatatgtacaaTATTTACAGCTTACAGCTTCTACAACTCAAACTTTAGATCTATAAGTGTGTGAAAAAGTGGGCATTTGAGTGTAATACTTCGAAAACTTCAAAAACACCTTtacctcaaaaatattttacaccAATTTTCCAAAGCGGTATCGTCACAGGCTCATTGTATCTCGACAACCCAGTCAAGTTACCAAATCTCCAGGCATGGAGTAAACGATATCGTATTGAGAGGCGGCACTTTTTATACAGTCGTAGAGGATGTAGAACTCTTGGGTCTTTGAAACTCTATAACAAAGTCCCTTTCACCCTCCAATCCTGAGACAACAAATCCTGTAGTTCTACCTCATCATCGCTGTCAacattctcctcttcctttttctgcaGTTCTTTTATGGTCAGAACCTCTTTAAGCTTATTTTTTATCTCATCCTGGCGATTCCGCAGCTTTTCCACCCGACGGTAACACTCTATCTGCTCATCGATCTCCCCAATCTGCCGGTCCAACCGTCCCTCCTCATCCTCTTCGGCAACTATGGCTTCGGAAATAGTGTTGACCTGTCTCATGGCTTTTTGAAATTCGTCCCATTCTTTGTCCATCTGATCCTTTGGGGCATCGACCTTTCGTACCCTCGCATCTATCTCAGGGTCGTCAAAAAACCCTTCCGGTAATGCTTCCGCggtgttttctctcctttccaccactttttcatgtatttctgctttCTCAATTGACCCTGAATGAGGAATTAAAGGGGCCTTGGGAGGATTTGTGTCCGAGAAATCGTTTGGCAGCCTACTACCGGTTGCCTCCCGCGCGGAGGAAAGTGAGTGTTCCTTGCCCTGCGCGTTGGCCGGATGCTTACAGACATcccctcttttcccttctcctcctccctcctctttctcctcctcctcttcctcatcttcaTAATCAGGGAGTAAACCGAGTCCCGAAGCCTTACTGAGGGTCGCCCTAGTGGACTCCTTTCCGGCTTTGTCAACGTTGGTGGGCAAAGCGGAAGTGGAGGGCTGTACTTGAGACACCAGGGAGGCCTTCGCTCTTTTGGCATCTTGGCTCTCTGCGTCCGGCGCCTTCCTCTTGGTGGACTGAGGCACTGCGCTGGCGGACTGAGGAACTGCGCTGGCGGACGGTCCCTGGGCGGCTTCCTTCACGCCTTTCAGCTCGGCCACTTTCTCTCGGTGCTGCTTTCCCAGGACGTGAGTCTGCCACAGGAGCTCGCTCTTAACCGCGGTGTTACACAGGGCACAACTCAGCTGACCCAAGCGGTTGTACTTCGCGAATGGAGATTCTATCCGTTTGCGGTTGGTGCTCAGACGCTGCTTCTCCTTCATCAACCGCCGCAGTTCGTCCTGATTAACCACTCGCTTCCCCGCCTCAGGCCGAGCGGAGGCGGAGGACGCCATCTTTGCGACCGGACCCGAAGCGATTCTGGCTTCCGTCCCGCCGACGCCTGATGACGTCACTTCCTGTCCGGGCGCGGATTGGTTGAGACTCAGGAGCGTGAGCCGTGGCGGCAGGGTTTCCCTCAGAATAGCAGCTGAGGCCGCTTTAGGCGGAGGCGGCGGGGCTCTCTTTCTACTGTCTGGCCATGGCTGCGATTAAAGCCATAAACTCCAAGGCTGAGGTGGCCCGGGCCCAGGCGGCCTTGTCAGTCAATATATGCGCCACCCGAGGGCTGCAGGATGTGCTGCGGACCAACTTGGGTCCCAAGGGAACCATGAAAATGTGAGACGGCGGTTGGAGCGGCGGTTAGGGCGTCGGGGTTCGTTGGGTGTCGGGGCGCGCTGTGAGGCAGACGTTCCACAAAGAGTTGGGAGCGACGTGGACGCACTTGTGGGCCTGGTTTCCCTCGTTCTCATTCCTGCCCTGAGCTCATTTCTAGCctggtgggagaggaggagaaatgcTACCCGAAGAAAGGGCCGACTGTGACCCCCTCCCTGGCCCCCGACTTCTTGTTAAGGTTCATATGCAAGTAGAAAGTCAGTTCATTTAGTGTCGTATATGAAACATAAGCCATCTAGCTGTCCTGCTGTTTAAGAGTTTGGGTTTTGCTTGGCAGTGTGTTGTACTGGAGACGGCACGGGCTTTGGAACCTGGcaggcttgggttcaaatccaaggTCCGCTTCAGCTATGCGTCCCTAGGCAAGTTGAACGCTCTTTCAGCATATATTTACTTAGGACCATTATTTTCTttagaagagagggaaagagactaGTGAGGGCAAAGAGGTGTAAGAGGAGAGAGGTACAGTCTCAGAGGAATGAGCAAAGTAATTAATATTAACAGTAAAAGAGGGCACTGAGTATGTACTAACTGGGATGCTGGGAACTCAGAGATGACCAAGATACAGTTTCTATTCTTAAGGAGTTCTGGTAGAGATGAATGTGCTAATTATATATATACCATTATACTGAGGAAAGGGACTAATAACTGATggcagaagggagaagggaaagctTCTCAATAACAGAGGATTCTTCATCAGTCTTGAAAAACGAATTAGAGTTCTCCATTTGGAGAAGGGAGTAAAGGCCTTCTAGATAGGGTAacttcaggaacaagagaagctcAGTGGTGTAAATCCAACAGAAACAAAACGAAACATGATGTAGTAAGGGAACCACAAGGTTTGCCCACAGGATCTCATTTGGTAGAAGAGGTAGAAAAAATAGACATTACCCAGCTTGGGAAAGGTAAACTATGTCATTGCTATATAGTTTGGATTTTATCTTGAAGGTGATGGAGAACATGAAAATCATGGAAGGATTTTTGGTGAGGGAACTGACTGAATCACAttgccttttaaaaagataaatgcagtGTGGAGGGTAAGTTCAAATTCAGAGATACCAAGATGCTAAGTAGTCCAGACTAGAGATGATGATGacagtggagatggagaggaggGGGTAGATTCAAGAGACATTTAGGTTGTAGCGTTGACAGAACTTGATCTAATAAACGTGAGGGGTGAGGGAAAAAAttagttgagtgaatgaatggtaaCATTTCACAAAGTAAGAAACCTGCAGAAAGTTCACAAATTTGTGGTTTGTAGACTTCCAAGTACTCTTCCAGGTACCAAACCACTGTTCATAACTCACGGACTGCTCTTGTCCTTAAACTTGTAAATGTGCTGTTTGGAATGAAATCACCATGGCAGTCCATCTGGGGAGAAGTGATTCCGTGGTAGTTACTGTGGTATCCCCCATGGTATAATGGAAGTTTTCCACACCCAGTTACTTATATTAAGGATAGTGGAGTGGCTAACACTGGGAGTGTCTTGTTTGGCTCTTGCTATGTGAAGTTTATAACCACTTTTTTCTGAACAGGCTTTCTGGTGCAGGAGACATCAAACTCACCAAAGATGGCAACGTACTGCTCCATGAGATGGTGAGCTAATGTTGCTGACTTAATAAACCTTTAATAAGCCTTAACTGAGAACATAGTACACTTTGTATATCCTTAAACCAAGGCCGTCAGCTAAATACTGCAGTCATGAGATATGCTTGTTGGATTaaaccttaggaaaaaaaaaagtctattggcTGTTTTCAAATCTTTGTGTAGTGCAAATAATAGCTTAGGGATACTTCCAAATTAGTTACATCTTTTAAAGGCAATGCATTATGTCCTTTGTaatcatgggaaaaaaaatcctttgcaaGTTTAGTACATATATTCATCTTCAAGATTGAAGGATTTAATCTTATTTTGGAAATGTCATTGCATTCGAAGCAGAGActcttttataaaatgttcaAACCTCATTAGTTCTCAGTTTTTAACTTTTCGTTTTGACATTTATTATGTATGATAATATAAAACTTGTGAACTTATAGAATGAAGcttatttcatttcttaattttactgtTGACCCTTAGGTTATCTTGTTTTTGGTGGACCATTTCTttatctcattctctctcttttttaatctgtTGCTTGCTTTTTCCAGCAAATTCAACACCCAACAGCTTCCTTGATAGCAAAAGTAGCAACAGCCCAGGATGACATTACAGGAGATGGTACTACTTCAAATGTTCTAATTATCAGAGAGTTACTAAAACAAGCTGATCTTTACATTTCTGAGGTATTAGAATTTCATAGAATGCACATTCATGTGGTACTTCATTTtgaataaaaagttatttatttttttgctagtaAAATGGTTTAATTTTAGAGggcaaaagttaatttttatcaaGATACTTTTGGACaattataaatggaaataataatgaaatttttAGTCAAAATAATGCCTTTTATTGAAAttatatacctttttaaaaaatgaaatatttgagatatatataaaagttgaaaaaattaGCCATGTACCCATGACTAATGGcctaagaaagaaaacatcacTGAGAAAGTTGAAACCAAATTatgcaccttttaaaaaataactagagaaGAATTATTGAAGATTTTCCACATTGTGAATTTACCtacttttctagttttatttctctttataaacAGTCTCCTCTAGCCAGACTCCTTCATTCACTGGCCTCTGAAATCATTACATACATTTCTACCTCCATGCCTTTGTtcaatttgtattgttttctttgtgttacTTATCTGTCTTTTCTAATTAAGCAGTTGAATTTTTGCTCTTTCAAGGACCTTTTTAGCAAAGCATAACCTGTCctttcaaagtgctaaaaggatCACTGTGTTTCATTTAGTATTGGGATCTGTCTATTAATTCAGTACCTGCAACTTATCTCAAGATGCTTTTAGCTGTAAGCAGTAGAAACTTGACTAAAAGTcacttaaacaataaaaaaattatctccCGTAACAGGAAATATAGCAATAAAGCAGGCTTCTAGGGTTAGTTgattaaaaaattcattcagtCATCAAGTACCCAGATCCTTTCTGTCTCTTAGCTCTTCCACTTGTAATGCTGTTTCATCATGGGCTTATTCCCATCCTGGATGAAAGACTGTCAGAAGAAATCAGGGCTACCTGTTCTCCTTACTAACACTCAGCAGGAGAGGGCAAGAGAAAACCATTCACCCAGCCATAGAATAAAAGTCCTTCCTTTATATGATTGGGCCAACATTGGTCTTATGTCCATCCCAAACCAGTGACACTTTTTCGGGAAATTGACTGAATCTAATTAGTATCTGCCCcttgagctagggatagggtcaGCTTCCTCTGAAGCACTGAGGAAGAGAGATACCCAAACAAAATTAAGGTTGGGCTAGGAAGCTTCCTAGCTTCCTAGGGAAGGGGAGATGCTGACAGACATTGACATAGTTATGAAACTGTGTGACAGTGCAGTGACAGAGCTAGGCACAGGATGGGATAGAAAcactgaggagggaggggtatcCTAAACTAGCCTGAGGTAGTCAGGAAGCACTTCCTGGAGGAAATAGGCCTGCGCTGAATCTTTAGGATTAGAAGGAGTGAGCCTGATGAAAGAGTGAGGGGTGAGGAGTGAACCTGATGAAAGAGTGAAGGGTGCAGAGaatggcattccaggcagaaggaacaacatgagcaaaggcacagagaaaaGAAGCAAACTGGTGTGTGTGCAGAGCTACAAGCAGTCTGGTGTTGGTGGAGTTTAAAGTGATGTGGACAGTAGTGAACAGTCATGTAATATACTAACCAAGAAGAATGTTCATACTGACATATGAATGAGTGATATGGTCAGATtggcattttaaatatttggggGACAGTTTTAAGGGAGTCAAGACTGAAGGTTTTCCCAGTAGTCTAGGTGAGAAGTTGTGAGGTCCTAGGCTGAGGAAATGTTTTGAAGATGGTTAATAACACAGGCTCTGGCGTCAGGCCTtgtgggtttaaatcctggctctggctCTTACTAGCCTGGTGATCTAAGCCTTTAAGcctaaatttcctcatctgtgaaacaggaatGATAAAAACACCCACTTCATAGTGTTGAGAAGactaaaataatacatgtaaatcccttagaatagtgcctggcacaaatgctcaataaatgtcaacttTTGAAAGTTATTATAGGACTGACATAAAGGACTGGAGGAAGGGAATAAATTAGAACTAGTTTCAGCTTTCAATaagtttatgtattatttttcagaataaacaATAGtgttttttcaaaaaactttttGTTATAATGTCAgacctacagaaaagttgcaagaatattcTAAAGAataacatttctctctctttcatgaatatatatatatatatatatatatatatggaatgtgtatatatatagtaatatacatatatttttctaatgGTATAAGTTGCAGACATGATGATCTAAGTATTTCAGTATATGTTTCTTAAACCAGGGAATTCTCATATATAACCACAGTATAGTGATCAAAACAGGAAATTAATATTAACACATTGATAAGGACTTTTATCTAATTTGCAGGTTTTATTCAAATTTCATCACTTGTCCCATTCAGTTGTCATACCCCTTTAGTCTTCTTTAAGCTGGAATAGTTCCCGAGCCATATTTTGTGTTTCATGACATTGCTGACATTGCTACTTTTAGAGAataggctgttttttttttttttttttaagaaagtccctcagtttggatttgtctgtttcctcatgaTCAGACTCAGGTTATGAACCTTTGGCAGGAGTGCCATGGAAATGCTGTATTGGTCTTAATGCAGCATATATGGAGGCACATGGTGTGTGTTTGTCCCGTTCTATGATGTTAACTTTGAACATTTGGTGAAGGTGCTGCCTATCTGTCGTTTTTCTCCAAACAATGCTGGTTCTTTTCCTCTACACTACAGGGAGTCTTTTCTGCTGTGCTCATTCAGAAGAGCACTACACGacagtgtgttatagttttcagacataaaaagaacttttgtagtttttttgtacTGTTGTAAATTGTAAAcaatatttctgtaattttgagATTGTTTGAAATATGAAGCGCTGAAAGATTACaaattacatacatacatttatatttagtGGCATTGGTAtaggtaattaatttttttggacaTACCTATTAGTAGGAAAGGATGGTTACTTTTACTTTGGATAACTTACtttataatttatagttttatgttgaTGTATTAGGGCCTGCACCCTAGAATAATAGCTGAAGGATttgaagttgcaaaaataaaggCACTTGAAGTTTTGGaacaagttaaaattaaaaaagagatgaaaagagaGATCCTCTTAGATGTGGCTAGAACACCTCTACAAACTAAAGTTCATCCTCAGCTGGCTGATGTGTTAACAGAGGTATGTGGTTAAACTCTTGCAGAATGAGTACAGCCTAACACAtggtggtatttttctttttcctataagATAATCAGCTATGGCATGTGGTTCTTTTGAACATACAACAAAATATAGAAGACAGACATTTATAGGCTTATTTACAGATTTGATTGGTCAGAACAGTATGTGTAATTTTTCAAAAGTGTCATATTAAGCCTTCTTTTAAGTTAACTTGAAAGTTGGGAGGGACTTGGCTGCCTATGGATCACCCCTTTGGAAGCTGTTGGGGTGATGCACACTGGTCTCCCAAACCTAGAGGTCCATATTTATTATGTGAGGTTGGGGACGTTGTTTTGGCAGTGTGCCTTGTAGTTAAGGTTACCACTTTAATGAGCATGATTGATCTGATAGATAATATTCACATCTGGGAAGTGTATACTTGTTTACTTCTAAaggtagaatatatatataatatcaggACAAAGTTGGGTATTTTGGGAAGGCTTTTATCAGGTAGCTGTAGTTTGATGATATCATCATTGTTCCTCAGCTGTGCATTTTTTGAAACTTGAGTATATTAGTTTATCGGGAATGATGAGTTCATAACAACCAAATTCACAAGACATTGACATAGAAATCAGAATTCTATCTTACTAATTTACCTTGAGAAATATAAATACTGAAACACCTGAGTTGTTTCTGGTCAATTCTTACCAATAGGAAAACCTACTTGGGAAATGAGATTAAGattaagaaattaagacattttcttGCTGAGCAGTCTAAATAAAGACTCTTCTGTGTTTTCTGCTGTTAAAGTACATATATCACGTGGCCCAGAATCTTCAAGCTATCTGATTAGGGCCTCCATTCTCTTTTGGAGTTATAGAAACACTAATACTCTCATTTTCCAAAGGTTTGTCGTTATTCCCCATTAGTCATCAAAACCAAAAATCATGTTACCTCAGTAAACTTTTCTAAGGTAtagtttttttgcttttattttatttgaggaTGGTTATACTATAGCATTTAATTTCTGTAGTCAGTTATTTTCATATTACTTTCTGAGCTAAGCAATAGGCTGTGTGGTGCTGTGCTTCTCAAATTGCATATCCCTGGGGATATTTGGCAGAATAAATGAGACATGTCTTTCTGGAGTGTCAATTTTACTTTACGATGGAGGAAAAGcattattttcacattaaaacaaacatgtataacagaacactgtaaatcaactgtaccccagtgaaaattaaaaaacaacaaaaaacaaacatgtatatATTATGGCATGATGTGGAAAAGTTTCATGGTAAAACATAAGACTTAAAAATTTAATGTTGTTAGAGCCAGCAAATTTGAACTCTTTCCttagatttcatttccttcttttccattAAGGTGTCCTTTGGTGGAAAAGTTTGAGTAGTGTTTGTATAGTAGGCTTGGCAGTTAAAGAGACTTGATTTCTAGTCCTGACTCTGCTACTACCTGTTAGACCTTGTTTTAAGACCATAACTTCTTAAAGTCTTAccttagtttccttctctgtaaaataaggggTTTGGACCTGATAATCTCTGAAGTCCCTGTAGGCTCTAAAGTATCCACTGGCATTGGTTATCATTCGTGTCCATGACAAAGTGACAGTTTCTGACCTTGCCCTGTGTTTTGGAGCCTGAAACACTTTATCTGCTTAGTCTGGTGATAGATTACTAGGGCCAGTGGTTTCTTTTAGTAGACCAAATAATTTACTGTTCTCATTCATTTCTCTTCCAGGCTGTGGTGGATTCTGTTTTGGCTATTAGAAGACCGGGTTATCCTATTGATCTCTTCATGGTAGAAATCATGGAGATGAAGCATAAATCAGAAACAGATACAAAGTAAATGATATAAACTTTAACAGTGCATAGATTCTAGAATACTTGGTTATCTTCAGATATTCTTTCACTGATTTCATTAGTTACTTCTATTCATTATCAGTCTATTCATTCAGCATATATTAATTGCATACTTACCAGGAGCCATTCACTGTTTTAGGTGCCAGGAATGAagagtaaacaaaacagaatttctttttttaagaatcttACATTTCTGGTTAAAAGAGATGGTGGACAAATAATGCTAATAAGTGCTGTGAAGAGGCTAGAGCAGCTGTATATGTGAGCATGTGCATGATTTTAGGGTAGTCAGGgaagatcattgtgatgagaaagtaAACTAGAGAGCTAAAGGGGTCTCTAGTGCTAGCCATGTGCATATCTAGAAGAAGAGTGTTCTAAGCAGAGGGAATAACAGTGGAAGAAGCCCCGAGGCAGAAGTGTGCTGGGGTGTTCCAGTATGCCtggagcagaggaagaggaaaaagtagtagaaggtgaggtcagagaggtaagaCAATTATAACATTGTCTGAGTATGTATGTACTCAGAGTGAGTAGCACCTTGTTGACTTTGGACTTAACTCATTTTAAACATTCTATTATGGGAAACTCTAAACATATATAAGAGTAGAATAGAATAGTGAATGAGCTCCCACGTATCTGTCACTCATCTTTATCAATAATCAGTATATGGCCAGTCTTACATCCCCCGGATAtactcctctttccttccccctgcccaaacctggattattttgaagccaaTTCAGATGTTATATTTCATCtataaatactttatttatttttaatatatgtgtgtgtatgtgtaggtgtCTTTACTTATTTATAGAAGTTCTATTTGGTTCGTTCTTAAATCTGCCTTGTCactttttatggtttcctgttCCCTGCAGATCTTTTCAAACTtacctttcatttctttaaacatataGTTCAGTTTGATAATTACAATATTTAAAGTTTTGTCTTGTCTACTTctggtgtttatttatttattttgaaaattaagtaatttatttatttttggctgtgttggatctttgttgctgcgtgcgggctttctctagttgtggcgagcgggggctactcttcattgcggtgcatgggcttctcattgtggtggcttctcttgttgtggagcacgggctctaggcacgcgggcttcagttgttgtggcacacgggttcagtagttgtggctcatgggccctagagcacaggctcagtagttgtggcacacgggcttagttgctctgcggcatgtgggatcttcccagaccagggcttgaacccgtgtctcctgcattgccaggcggattcttaaccactgtgccaccagggaagccccgcccaGGGATGACTTTAAACTAAATCCACAGCTTGAGGGTTTTTTTGAATAACCAGTTATGAATTCTAACTGCAAGTCCATGTGAGGGCTGCTGGTTTGTACCCTGAGTATGTAGCCTTTGAGGTTCTAGTTTAATGTGAAGAGGGTCTTACTGTTATACTCTGTACTTTGGATGAgccttgaacttttaaaattctgtcccCCTCTCATTATGAGGTCAAAATTCAGATTTGCCTGAATTGTCAGATGACTTTAGGGTGAGTGGTTGCAGTTATCTACTTACCTCTTGGAgttc
This window of the Balaenoptera ricei isolate mBalRic1 chromosome 20, mBalRic1.hap2, whole genome shotgun sequence genome carries:
- the ZNF830 gene encoding zinc finger protein 830, coding for MASSASARPEAGKRVVNQDELRRLMKEKQRLSTNRKRIESPFAKYNRLGQLSCALCNTAVKSELLWQTHVLGKQHREKVAELKGVKEAAQGPSASAVPQSASAVPQSTKRKAPDAESQDAKRAKASLVSQVQPSTSALPTNVDKAGKESTRATLSKASGLGLLPDYEDEEEEEEKEEGGGEGKRGDVCKHPANAQGKEHSLSSAREATGSRLPNDFSDTNPPKAPLIPHSGSIEKAEIHEKVVERRENTAEALPEGFFDDPEIDARVRKVDAPKDQMDKEWDEFQKAMRQVNTISEAIVAEEDEEGRLDRQIGEIDEQIECYRRVEKLRNRQDEIKNKLKEVLTIKELQKKEEENVDSDDEVELQDLLSQDWRVKGTLL